One Echeneis naucrates chromosome 4, fEcheNa1.1, whole genome shotgun sequence genomic window, GAAACCCCCCTCCAACTGTGCCGGCTTCAGTCGATCATTTTAATCTCCCCCCACACGTGAGCGAGGGGACAGCCTTTCCTGAAACTTGGCACATAGTACAGGGTGGGGTAACCAGCTCAGACTGGATTGAAAACCTCCCTTTTTAATACGGTTCCCTTGCTGCTTGTTTCAtgtccttttcctcctcccatgGAGTTCTTCTACAGGGTCCGCGCTGGCGGCCCCCCAGCCTCCCTGCCTCTCCTGTGGCTCTCGACTGACACAAGCAGCACAGTAcatctcccagcatgcaccCTGATTCCCACTgccctctgtctgtttgtcctgCACGACCTCTTGCATGATTTCCCGCTCtagtgcatgtacacacaccctGTAGATGTAGGCATATACACAAGGAAACTGGCCTACCTGCACACAAATATATAGTCATTAACACCATCCTTCGGTTATTCACCCACTCATGGTGGCGGAAAGCCTAGCCAAATGCCACTTATATTCACTGCCATCAGAAAACGAAATTATTGGAAATTAACACTCTTGTGTAATTGAGCAATTTTCTAGTAAATCTGTACAGACAGTGAAGTTCCTTTCAAATCAATTGGAGGCAGATATAATGAGGAGCACATGGATACAGTAAAAAGGactgaaatgtttgaattaatttgtaatggctgattttttttttcttcttcttcttcttttttggggggtttccTCATATGAAGTATCCTTCACAAAACAAACTTGTCAAACATGTGGCAAATGTAAATTGTTCCCATTCCAAGCTTTCTTAATTTAAATTAGTACCTTCTTGATGTAAGAAATAATGGGGGGAATTTGAGAATGCTGACTctatataaaatacaaaattccATCCAAACtaaagtttacattttattagGAGACTCAGTCAATAAGTAAGTAAGGATGTAGTATAGAGGATTGAGCGGAATGATATAATTTTAAATTGTTATCGAATGTCAACATCGTGAGCAAAGTTGGGAGTTGAGTCGTATTAGGTTGCGGACCACTGACTTGTTTTATAACACCCTATACTGTTGTTACAGTTTTCTCTCATTGttgtatattttctgttttccatatAATTCTACGAGACTTTTagtttaaaacagattttaccATAATAAAGTGACTTTTGCCATCaggctagttttttttttttttttttggtataacCCAACTTTCAAAATTTTGTGacagtttctgtttattttgtctaCTCGTGTATGTTATAAACTGTCCACTCGCACCTTCTTCTTAAGATTTTAGATTTAAACTATGTACTATGTGGAACTTTGATCTTGTGTACTGGGTGTGTTCTGAAGCGTTTTGGTGTGTTCCTAACTGAACAGCATTATTCACTTCTATCTCTTTCCTTAAAGTCTGCCATGAATTGACTGTGGTATTTCATATTTATCTTTGTCTCTCATCCCATTCCTCTATCCCACTCTTTTCTCTTCAGAAGGGCAGACGGACAGACGGCAGGACGGATACACGGGTGGGGGCTGTGCTAGGCGGCTCGGCGGCAGGCTGGTGGAAGATGTCGTCAGGAGCCGGTGGGAGGGGTGGAAGGCGGCTCAGAGGGACAGCAGGCGGcgggggtggaggaggaagaggaggggcaggagaagcagaggaaggcCCTGTGGGGATCCCTTTCCCTGAGCACAGCGCAGACATCCTGGGCAGCCTGAACAAGCAGCGGCTCAGCGGCCTGCTTTGTGATGTGCTCCTGGTTACTCAGGACCGGGAATTCCCAGCTCACCGCTCTGTCCTGGCGTCCTGTAGCTCATACTTCCACAAGCTCTTCACCTCAGGGGCTGCTGCTGACCAACAGAATATCTACAACATCGACTTTGTGGCAGCAGAGGCTCTGGGAGCATTGCTGGACTTTGCCTACACAGCCACATTGACAGTTAGTCACAGCAGTGTGGCTGACATCCTTGCCGCTGCACACCTCCTGGAGATCTCACCCGTCCAGGACGTCTGTACACATCTGCTGGACACCAAAGTGCTCTCCCCGCCGGTACAATATCATTATTGATCTCATGTTGGCATGTGTTAAGTTGCATCTAAGTTTTGAGATATATGATCTGCTATGTCTTTAACAACACCATTAACAACATACTCCAAGTGCTGAATTCAGTTAGTGCCAGAACAAAATCATCTCATATAAGGTAGCTCATATGTTGTGGAACTGGAATAATTCAAAAGTTATCTAGTTATTCTGGTTCAAGTACTTATGGAATGAGGTTTCTGGTCATTATACCATCCCTTTCATTAAATAGTCGGCATAGTCAGGCTTACATCATGGCCTTTATCAGTCTCTCTCACTATGCCAAACACACGCCCACAGCCTTGGGTTAGTTCAGCACTTACTCATTCTGAGCCAATGGCATGTGTGGATGGTCAGTGGGCTTGCTCACAGACTACAGACGCAGCATTTTGCAGCTACACTTCAACACCTTCAAGTATAGCTGTGATATGGTGTGTCTAAATACATATTTCACTCCATCATGTGATACTTTACTTTCATAATCACAAAAAAACTTCACAGCCTGCTGGATTTTTAATGAGTGTAACATTGCACTTTGTGCTTTAATGTTGCCTTTAGCAAATATTTTATTCTCCGAGCAACTGTTAAAGACCACAACACAGACACTTTTTTAGAATTTGGTGAATGTGAAAGTGTACGTGGGGCTCTGGTTTGCTGTATTGTTTTTATACACACAGCAGTTAGTGACGTGTTCTTCCAATTAGGTTTTATATTCGCATTGCACATACATGTACCCATGAGCATACTGTGCCCTTGGGTGTGCATCCAGGATACTCAGATAGCAATCTGCCCATGCTGATCACATGTAAATATAAGTCTCCGTACTCAGCCTTCCCCTTAGCTGATGTACTTGAAAGAATTTGATTCAAGAATTTACCGTGttcttttgtattttgattTTGTCCTTCCATCTCTCATTTTCTATCCCTTGCACAAACTTATCTTGAATTAAATTTTCTTCTTCAATTGCTCTTTTTGCTCCCCATCATTTTTCACTAGGCGGGCAATGAGCGaagagatgaagatgaagatgaggagggaaAGGGCAGAGGTGGCAAGGAGCAGGGGAACCGGGTGCGGGCCCGGGAGTACCTGGAGTACTTCCAGAGGGGGGCAcactggagcagcagctgcagcacccCAGAGCTCAGGGACCTGCCTACACACCTGCACTTTAACCACGGCAATGGCCCCAGTAATGGGGCTCCTGGTGAGTACTACTCTCCCTTGGCCCTCGCCTTGGCCCAAGCTCCAACACAAGaaccagaggaagaggacgaagatgaagaggaagaggaggatggagaggcGGTGCAGAGAAACGGAGCAAGCCTGGGGTCGTCCTACTACCCTACTGCCCAAAATGGGCACTTTTACGTCCCTGCTGACCCTAGGCACCTGGAGCCAGAAGTTGAGGATGGGGGTAGGGAGGCAatggtgagagagagggaacggGGTTCAGCTAGTGCCCTTCTGCAGCAGATGATGGACTCCATCGGGAGGCAAAAGGAGCGTGCAACAACCGGGGAGGAACCAGGAGATGGGGACGACCCAGACATGGAATTTTACTTGAATTATTTTAACAGCACGCAGCAAGAGGATACAAATCCTGTTGCTGTGACACAGGGAGTGCCACCGCTCTGGTTATCAAGGGCCAGTACAGGCCAAGACAGAGTTAGAGGAGAAAGGGTTGTTGGAGAGAGAGGCagtgggggtggaggaggaagtggtggCGAGAGGAAGATGCGCTCTAAGGCCTTCCAGAAGTGCCCCATATGCTCCAAGGTCATTCAAGGAGCAGGCAAGCTACCCCGCCACATCCGAACGCACACGGGAGAGAAACCCTATGAATGCGCCATCTGCAAAGTGCGCTTTACAAGGTAAGCCCAATTAATGAAGTGACTACCCCATGTCACATGTACTAATAGCTTTGGACTTGGCGCTGTCGACAAACCACCCAGCAAAGGGAAACACCATAAAGCCAAGAGTAGGAGTATTAGCGCTAACTAACTTAGCTTTGCATTAAGAAAGCAGTGCCGTGTAATGTTTACCTTGATTGTGGTCTGAGTCCTTAGCCAATCAGAATGATGAGCTGAATATTCTAGCTCTGAGCGTGGGGTCAGATGAttataaaagtttgttttattatgacAGTCTTCATAGCAAAGTCCTGGAATTTCAGCGTAGGGGTCCTATAAAAGAAGGCTGTGCCATGGCAGTGTTATCTAGTGGAGGGCTGCTATAAAGTGCTATGCTCTGATACAGAGGGGGATCACAGGCCCTGAATGGTGCTCTATGTTCTCCAATGCAGTAATTTGAACTTTTGATCTCTGGTTATGCTGATTATTGCCCACAGCAGTGTAATTACACCACCCCCTTCCTCTTTGTCACTCCTTTACCTCTCTAATGAAATCTGCCATGTGCCGCTCAGATAAATATGGCTAGTCTCCAGCAGGAGACATGAGTGCAAATGGTTTTCCTGTATTTCGGAGTCCTGCATTTTCCTTGAAATCAttcctttaattaattaatcagtgGACTGGTGCTGGAAATAGATGCAGTGGGCTAGAAATACCCAGATACTCTGCTGGCATGGCAGGTGGGGAAGACCAATTCGAACTTGCCTTCTAGCTAAATTCGATGGCAGAGGGAAGGGGTATTGTAATCTTAATCCTGTTTGATCGGGGTTAAGAGTGTGCCTTGCACAGTTATAAATCACTCCTGTCCTTTAAATAATTCACCTCTGTCAGTTTACCACTTTGTTCCTAGTCTACAGCCAGTGTGTGCGTGCGATTGTCTGTTTAACCTCAACTATATATGTTTGTTAGAATTTTTATATTTGGGTCACAGTCTGTACAGACCTATAATGGCTGGAGTGGTTTCGTTGCTCGTATCACAGCTAATCCACTTACATggaaagtgtatgtgtgtgtcccaaTAGAGTTCTTTTCACTAGAATTGTTTATTGAGAAGCCCTCTGCCCTGGATGCTGAGGGGTTAGACAATTTAAGAGCTTGGGAGCGAGAGAGATAGTAAGGGCAAGAGGGGGAAGGGAGGGACCGACAGACAGAGTTAGATAAAGGCCAAGGCAGGCTGATAAAGTTTAGTGGACGTCGTATCAATGCAAAGTAAAAATGGCTCCAGGACATAGTGAAATTATATTAGATTGAGAGAAGTCAACTCcaattttgttatgttttgaaaCAAAGCGTAACTGTTAGAACTCATATATTGAAAATTGAGTCTCCCATAATGGCAAATGACTTGTATGGAAGTGA contains:
- the zbtb7a gene encoding zinc finger and BTB domain-containing protein 7A isoform X1; its protein translation is MFQAMRRCQDQKGRRTDGRTDTRVGAVLGGSAAGWWKMSSGAGGRGGRRLRGTAGGGGGGGRGGAGEAEEGPVGIPFPEHSADILGSLNKQRLSGLLCDVLLVTQDREFPAHRSVLASCSSYFHKLFTSGAAADQQNIYNIDFVAAEALGALLDFAYTATLTVSHSSVADILAAAHLLEISPVQDVCTHLLDTKVLSPPAGNERRDEDEDEEGKGRGGKEQGNRVRAREYLEYFQRGAHWSSSCSTPELRDLPTHLHFNHGNGPSNGAPGEYYSPLALALAQAPTQEPEEEDEDEEEEEDGEAVQRNGASLGSSYYPTAQNGHFYVPADPRHLEPEVEDGGREAMVRERERGSASALLQQMMDSIGRQKERATTGEEPGDGDDPDMEFYLNYFNSTQQEDTNPVAVTQGVPPLWLSRASTGQDRVRGERVVGERGSGGGGGSGGERKMRSKAFQKCPICSKVIQGAGKLPRHIRTHTGEKPYECAICKVRFTRQDKLKVHMRKHTGEKPYLCTQCGAAFAHNYDLKNHMRVHTGLRPYQCSSCFKTFVRSDHLHRHLKKDGCNGIPSRRGRKPRVREPGLLEPPLGLLNPSSDTGPGPRTIRGRRRSEATSEAEMGGGAEAHAHSPQLQELAGEAGP
- the zbtb7a gene encoding zinc finger and BTB domain-containing protein 7A isoform X2 codes for the protein MSSGAGGRGGRRLRGTAGGGGGGGRGGAGEAEEGPVGIPFPEHSADILGSLNKQRLSGLLCDVLLVTQDREFPAHRSVLASCSSYFHKLFTSGAAADQQNIYNIDFVAAEALGALLDFAYTATLTVSHSSVADILAAAHLLEISPVQDVCTHLLDTKVLSPPAGNERRDEDEDEEGKGRGGKEQGNRVRAREYLEYFQRGAHWSSSCSTPELRDLPTHLHFNHGNGPSNGAPGEYYSPLALALAQAPTQEPEEEDEDEEEEEDGEAVQRNGASLGSSYYPTAQNGHFYVPADPRHLEPEVEDGGREAMVRERERGSASALLQQMMDSIGRQKERATTGEEPGDGDDPDMEFYLNYFNSTQQEDTNPVAVTQGVPPLWLSRASTGQDRVRGERVVGERGSGGGGGSGGERKMRSKAFQKCPICSKVIQGAGKLPRHIRTHTGEKPYECAICKVRFTRQDKLKVHMRKHTGEKPYLCTQCGAAFAHNYDLKNHMRVHTGLRPYQCSSCFKTFVRSDHLHRHLKKDGCNGIPSRRGRKPRVREPGLLEPPLGLLNPSSDTGPGPRTIRGRRRSEATSEAEMGGGAEAHAHSPQLQELAGEAGP